CCGAGACATCGCCGCCGGGGCTGCCCAGGTGCAGCCGCACCGTGGGGCCATCGATGGCGTTCAACTGGTTGAGCACCCGGTCGGCGGTCGCCTGGGTGATGATCCCGGAAATCTCGATGTCCCGAAGCCCCTCCGGGGCGGCCTGTCCGCCTGCCCCATCGGCCATCACGAGTCCCCGGGCACAGCCCGAGAGCGCGGCCAGGATCAGGCAATGGAGCAGGACAAGCCGGAAGCGCATGACACGAACCCAAGCCAGCAGCCCCTTTTACAGGGCCAGAACGCTTGGATTCGTATCATATTGGACGTTTAATTGCGGTTAATGCCGACGCATCCGCAGCGGCGGGAAACCGTCAGGCGGGCTTGAAGCCCATGGCGACGCCGTTCATGCAATAGCGTAGTCCGGTCGGCTTGGGCCCGTCCTCGAACACATGGCCCAGGTGTCCGCCGCAGTTGCTGCAATGGACTTCCGTACGGGTCATGAAGAAGGATCGGTCCTCGGTGGTTTCCACCGCACCGTCGAGCGGCTGCCAGAAGCTGGGCCAGCCGGTGCCGCTCTCGTACTTCGTGTCCATGGCGAAGAGTTCCTGGCCGCAGCCGGCGCAGACGAAGGTGCCGGGGCGCTTCTCCGCATTGAGCGGGCTGGTTCCGGCGCGCTCGGTGCCGTGCTCGCGGAGGACGTGATACTGTTCCGGCGTCAGCTGCTGGCGCCACTCGGCATCCGCCTTCTGGACCGGAAACTGGGTAGCCGATGCCTGGTTCGTGCCGCCGGTCAGCGACTTGAACAGTCCGCCTGCGCCAAGGATCGCCATGGTGCCTCCAAAAAACTGTCTTCGATTCAAGGGATCGCTCCTGGGCCGATGATCCGGCCCCTGGACCTTGATATGGTGTTCGGTGGTCTCCCGGAAAAGCCGCCCCCGGGTCGGCGGGGATCCGTTCAGGCGCGCCGCTTGATTCGGCGCCAGGCATACAGGCCGGCCAGGACCACGAGGCCGGCCGCGGCGGCCGCGAACAGGATGATCATCAGAAGGCTGCCCAGCAGGGCGCTCAGCGTGTCCCAGAAGCCGAACATGGCGATCAGGACGACGAGAATAAGGAAGATG
This Skermanella mucosa DNA region includes the following protein-coding sequences:
- the msrB gene encoding peptide-methionine (R)-S-oxide reductase MsrB translates to MAILGAGGLFKSLTGGTNQASATQFPVQKADAEWRQQLTPEQYHVLREHGTERAGTSPLNAEKRPGTFVCAGCGQELFAMDTKYESGTGWPSFWQPLDGAVETTEDRSFFMTRTEVHCSNCGGHLGHVFEDGPKPTGLRYCMNGVAMGFKPA